The Candidatus Saccharibacteria bacterium sequence CGAAGCTGGCGCTTTTCTTCGTGGGGGAGAAGATTTATCATTTCCACACCTCTTTTTGATCAACGCTAGCAAGGCCCGCTACGGTAATATAACGCGGACGGAACTGTTTGCTTGGCTGAGGTAGTTTACCAAAATCAAGCTTTTGCCAAGGGCTAGCCACGCGAGCAGGCATAACAAGCTCATTGGTAAAGTAATCACCGATTCCCGGCACATTACTACCGCCACCCACAACGATTACCTGCTCTAGCTTGCGGTCATCGCGAAGACGTTCGTTGTAGTAACGGATAACCTTGCGAATTTCGGTGACGATACGCTGAAGGCTGGGTTGAAGGGCAGTGGTGATTTTTGCCTGGCGTGGCCCGGCACTAAGGCCGTTGAGGACCTTTAACTGGTGAGCGTTTTCTAGTGCGACACCAAGCTTTTTGGCGATATCGAGCGTAAATGTGTTGCCCCCGATACCAAGGCCGCCGCTAACGCGAATCGCACCACCATCGAGCACGGCGATATCGGTACTAGCGGGGCCGATATCGACGATAAGCGTTGGAAGGTGACCTTCTTCGGTGGATTGTAATACGCGTGCGACAGAGTTGATGCCCGGTTCGATCATGATAGGTTGTAGTCCAGCCGATTTGACCGCCTCGACACAGCTATCGACAAGAACCTTAGGTACGGCCGACATGATTGCTGTAAGTTGATCGTTTGTCCGTTCGATAATTTCGTAATCAACGTAAAGTGAGCCCATTGGAATAGGAATATACTGGTCGACCTCTATTTCTACGGCATCGGCAAGCGTCGCTTCGTTTTTTGGCGGGATAGTGAACGTACGCGAGAAGGTGCGACTTGTTGGTATGCCTAGTGCCACTTGGTCGCTCGGCAATTGACCGACAAGCTTTTCACCTATAAGTGCGCGAATGTTTTCGGCAAGATACTGGTCGCCCGATTCAAGGGATTTTTGCACCTTTGCAGGATCAAGATCGACCGAGCCGTACCCTGTAACAAGCCATTTTTTTGGGTCGACAGCCATGACCTTGATACCAGTTTGACTGATATCAAGTCCGATGATTGGCTTGTCGTTATAAAATAATTTTGCCACTACTATCGCCCACTCTTCTTTACATACCAGTATACCATGAGCGGTTTAATTTTTGCCTAACTCTTAATGCTTTGAGCGAGGCCGGCAATCGGCATCATAACACTGGCGGCGATGATACCGACCATGCCACCCATGACAACAATCATGACTGGTTCGATGATGGCGCTGATACCGTCGATTGCGACATCAACCTCTTCTTCGTAGAAATCGGCAACTTTCAAAAGAACAGTGTCTGTTTGACCGGTTTCTTCACCGACCGCGAGCATCTGAGAAACGATAGCCGGAAACAATGGATCTGATTCGATAACAGATGAAAGTGTGGCGCCGTTCTTTACCGAATCGGCGGCTGCCACAAGCGCTTCTTCGTAAACGACATTACCAACAGCGCGCGCCGTAACGTTTAGTGCCTCAAGTACAGCAACGCCGGCTCCCATAAGCGCCGAGAAGGTGCGGGCGAACCTAGCAACGGCTACTTTAACGATAATGCCCTTTACTCCGGGAACCTTAAGGATAAAGTGATGAAGCTGCGACTTGCCTTGTGGTGTTTTGATGTACCGCAAAAACAATACGATGCCGCCAATAAAGATAGGGAAGACAATATACCAAAAAGTCGTTAGAAACCCACTAAGCGCAAGCATGGCTTGGGTAAGCGCAGGCAGCTCGGCGTCTGGCCCGCCAAGGTCGGTAAGAATAGTGCCGATTTGCGGAATAACAAAAAGCATGAGTCCAAAAAACGCCAAAATTGTTATACCAACAAGCACCATTGGATAGGTCATGGCACTTTTGATTTTTTTGCGGATGGTAGCATTTTTTTCTTGTTGCATGGCAAGACGCTTCAGAATCTCATCGAGAATACCGGCAGCCTCGCCAGCGCGAACCATGTTAACGTATACGTCGCTAAAAACATTGTTGTGTTTATCAAGGGCGTCTGCCAAGGGTGCGCCGTCCTGGACATCTGAAATAATACTTTCGAGAACTTTCTTAAGCCCGGCGCTTTCGGTATGTTGCTGAAGTGAGTTAAGGGCGCGTAAAAGGGGTACGCCGGCACTTACCATGACGCTTAGCTGACGCGTAAAAATAACGAGGTCATCGGACTTTACTTTGTTGCCGTTAAAAATTTTGCCAAGGCTAAACTTACTGGCGGGGCCGGATGCCTCTTCTTTAACACTGACAGGGTGAAGCCCCTGCTCTTTAAGGCTGGCAATAACAGCGGCCCTGTCGGTTGTTTCTATGCTTCCAGTGATTGATGCGTTCTTTTCGCCTACGGCAATATACTTAAATTTCGGCATGATTATTCCTTGGTGACTCGCAGTACTTCTTCTATTGTTGTATTGCCACGAAGCGCCTTAACAAGGCCGTCGCTTTGCATTGTCACCATGCCTTCGTTTATGGCCTGGTCCTGAATTTGGTTGCTAGTGGCGTTGCTGGTAATGAGCCGCTGAATAGGGATGGTATTACCAAGTACCTCGTAAATACCTACGCGGCCTTTGTATCCGGTGTGGCTACATTCGTCACATCCTTCTGGTGAAGCTTTCCAAAGCGAAACAACTGTTTTTTCGTTGGTCGCAAGTGGTGTGTCGCCACCAACTTTCTCTTTGGCGGCTTGCATTTCAAGATCGTGAATATGGGCGAATGTTTGGTCGGGCTTTAGGTTGAACAGGCGCACGATAATGTCGATTTCGGGTGCTGTTGGCACGTAGTTTTGGCGGCAGTTCATGCAAAGACGTCGCACCAGTCGCTGTCCAACCACGGCCTTTACCGTGCTTGCAATAAGGAATGGTTCAATGCCCATATCGAGCAAACGCGGAAGCGACGTTGCGGCGTTGTTGGTGTGGAGCGTGCTAAACACCAGGTGTCCGGTAAGGGCAGCCTGCACGCCTAAGTTGGCCGTTTCGCCGTCACGGATCTCACCGACCATGATAATGTTCGGGTCTTGGCGAAGCAGGGCTCGAAGGCCACTAGCAAAGGTCATTCCCGCTTTCGCGTTCGTTTGTGTTTGGTTGATGCCTGGGATTTTATACTCTACAGGGTCTTCAACGGTAGAAATATTGACATCGGGCGTATTGAGGATCGTAAGAATACTAAAGAGGCTGGTCGACTTACCCGAACCGGTTGGGCCCGTAATAAGCACCATACCGTTTGGTTCGGTGAGCGCGAGCGAGATAACTTCAAGCGAGTGGCCCCAGTAACCAAGATCTTGCAAGGTGACAGCTTGGTTTGATTCGTCGAGAATACGCATGGCAACTTTTTCGCCGTCGACAACAGGTAGCGTGCTGACACGAAGGGCATATTGTTTGCCCGCAACCTTTATCTTGAAACGGCCATCTTGTGGCACGCGACGCTCGTCGATCTTAAGATTTGAAAGGATTTTGATACGACTAATAAGGGCGTTAACGACGTTTCGCGGAAGCCGGTTTACTTCTTTAAGCACGCCGTCGATACGATAGCGGATTTGCACGTAATCCTCGCGCGGTTCTATGTGAACGTCGCTGGCATTTGAACGGATTGCATATTCAAGCAAGAGGTTAACCGTTTGCGCGATTGGCGAGTTTTCGGCAACATCGGCCTCGGTGATGGTTTGGTTTTCGCTGCTTTCACGCTGTACGTCGATAACTTGGTTAAGCTCTTGGTTGACATCGCCACGGTAGTTTTCGAGACAGGTGAGGATATTATTGCGCGTGGCAATGTACAGCTTAATGTTTTCGCCAATTTGCTTTTGAATAAAGCTCACCGCCTGAACGTCATCTGGGTCGTCCATGGCAAGATGCATCGTGCCGTCTTCATCGATCTTGAACAAAACGGCGTTGTATTGCCGGGCTATTCGTTCGGGGATTTTATTAAGAACTTCAGGAACGATCTGCTGAGGATCAAGCTCGATATAGGGGATCTGAATATAGTCTGCGAATGCCTTTGTAAGGTCGGGAAGTGTCATGATCTCGTTTTGAATAACAAGATCTTGCAAAGGACGCCTTGAACGTGAGCCCTCTTCTTTAAGGGTTTTAATCTGCTCTTCGGTAGCGACGCCGCTGCGTTCGAGCAATTGTTCGATTGTGACATCTGAAATTCGCATATCGCTTATGCTCTATTGTACGCGACCACCCGCAAAAGTGCCACTCCCCAAACGCTAATAAACGCGCATGTCTTCGATGGCACTAGAGGTAAAGTCGAAACACTGCTTACCACTGCCAGAGCCCTCGAACTGTGACTCGTAGACGTAGCTGTCGTCGTAGGCATAGTTGCGATAACTCGTGCTATATCCACTGTTGCGGCTGGTGGTTTGGAATACGCCGCACACCTCGTAGGTACTGTCGGTCTTTTTTTCGTAGGTGATTTCAGAACTCTTCACGAGACCGTTGCCGTTTTCGGGCAAGCGCTTATTTGTGAGCGTGTTTTCGTAGACCGCAGTTACCGTTGCGGCTAGATCTTTCCGAAGCTGCTCGTCGTGGCTAGCGGGGCCTAATTGCATGACCGACATAATAAACAATGTTCCAAAGAGGGCGAGAAGAACGGGAATATGCGCCCAAACAACGATTTTGCGAAGTTTACCTTTGCCGAAGGCTGCGAACCCATAGGTAAGAATAACGACAAGGTTAAGCCCCATAATAAGCCCGGCACTTAGCTGAACACTATACTCACCCTGCGTAATAAGTGAAACGACAAGAGTGATTGCGGCGATCATAGCCGTGACACTATGAAGGCAAATGGTAATGATTGACCAGACTTTTCCAGGGATCAAATCTGGTGTTTTGCGAAGTTTAAGAAGGTAGAGGGTGAAGAATATGGCGTAGGGCACGAAGGTGACAATTGTGACAGCGATCATTGACGCTAATGTTTGGGTAGTGACATGAAGCCCAGAGAGCGAGGCGACAACTCCAGCGATAGTAACCGCAGATGACCCCACAAAAAACCAAAGAAGTACATGGTGAAGCGCGGCCATCATTGGAGAAAGCGATGGGCGGCTGCCTTGAGGGTGAGATTGTGCGATTGCTTGCTGGTCGCCGGATCCCTTTGGTACCTCAAGACCCAATAGAGCGGCTTCGGCAACGGCCGTATCCCAGCCTTGGGCGGTCAGAGCGCTACGTATTTGATCGTCTGAAAGACCTTTTTCTCTTGCTTGGCTCACGAATGTTTGTAGTTCTGGCATATTGTTTCCCGCCTATGTTTATGATGAAAGTATATCATAAATAGCCCCTGTGAGTGGTATAATAGTCGGGTATGACAATAGAGGTGAAGAGCGAAGCAGAAATGAAGACCCTTGGCGAAAAGCTGGGCTCTGTTTTGGTAGGCGGCGAGATTATTGAACTGATTGGTGATGTCGGCGCGGGTAAGACAACCCTTACGAAAGGGATTGCGCACGGCATGGGTGTCGATGAAGACGTGCAAAGCCCGAGTTTTACGATTAGCCGCGTGTACGACACCCCTTCGAATCTTCACCTGTCGCACTACGATTTTTATCGTCTTCACGATGCCGGTATTATGGCCGACGAACTGCACGAGACACTTCACGATCCTGATACGGTAACAATTATCGAATGGGCCGAGATTGTTGCTGGCGTTTTGCCAGTGGATCGGCTTTCGGTTCATATTACGTCGCCCGGCGAAACCGAACGACACATACTGTTGACCGCTGGCGGTCCGTCTAGCCAAGAACTTTTAGGAAAACTTTCATGATTTTATTACTCGACACTTCCACGCCCGTTTGTAAGCTCACTCTTGTCGATGGTGACTGGCGCTACGACGACCAATGGCAAGCCGATCGCCAACTGGCAAAAGGACTTTTGCAGTATCTACAAGAACAGTTGCAAAAAAATGGCAAGACATTTCAGGACATCACTGCGATAGGCGCGTTTACTGGTCCGGGTAGTTTTACGGGGCTTCGTATTGGACTTACCGTTTTAAACACGATTGCAGATTCTGAAAAGCTGCCGATTGTTGGTGCTGGCGGCGAAAACTGGCAATCAGATACTCTTGCCAGGTTGCAATCTGGTGAAAACGACCAAATTGTCCTACCGTTTTATGGCGGCGATGCACATATCACAAAACCGCGCAAATAAGCTTGCCTGACTGACGTAAAAAGCGCTACAATAAGAATAAGTCTATTATTAGACATTCATGAAACTTTTTGAAATTTCCAGTTATTGCTCTGATTTTGCTTGATAACAGATATATTTTTGATATGTTGCAGGGGCGATACCTTCGGAGAAAGGAACAATTATGGTAGAGGGAATAGTAGCCGCAATCCTTGGGGTTGTTTTTGGCGTTGGCGGCACGGTTGTCTACGAAAAACGACGTACGCTCGATGGCAAGAATAAGGCCGAAAAAGAAATCGCCGCAGCTAAAGTTAAGGCTGGCGATATTGTTTTAAAGGCAAAAGATGAAGCGCTGAGCCTCGAGAACGAGCGTCGCAAGGAATGGCAAAAAACCGAGAAGCGTCTTGCCGACCGCGAAGTTGCACTCGATGGCAAGCTTGATCAAATCGACAAACGTGCCGAGAAACTTCGCCGCCAAGAAGACGAAGTTGAAGAACTAAAAACTGAAATCCGCGAAATCCGCAAAAAGCAGCAAGAAAAACTAGAAAAGATCGCCGGCCTTAAAAAAGAAGATGCCGCCGACAAGCTGATGCAAATGACCGAGCGCGATATCAAGCACGACCTTGTTGGACTTGTGACTAAGCTACAGCACGACGCTGTTGAAGACGCTGAAGAGCGCGCCCAGACGATTCTTGTTAGCGCAATGGAGCGCATGGCTAGCGAGGTGACTGCAGAACGTACCGTGTCGGCAATCAAGCTTACCGACGACGAGATGAAAGGCCGAATTATCGGCAAAGAAGGCCGCAATATTCAGGCGTTGCAGCGTGCAACAGGCGTGGATATTCTGGTAGATGACACCCCAGGAATGATCGTGCTTTCGAGCTTCGATCCTATTCGTCGCCAGATCGCTCGCCTTACAGTAGAAATGCTTATGAAAGACGGCCGTATTCACCCGGGACGTATTGAAGAAGTGGTGGCTAAAGCTGAAAAGCAAATCGAAAAAGAGATCGTTCGTGCTGGTGAAGACGCGGCACGCGAAGTTGGCGTTGCTGGTATTCCAAAAGAGATGCTTCGCCTTTTGGGTGAGCTGAAGTTCCGCACTAGCTATGGTCAGAACGTTCTGTTGCACAGTACCGAAATGGCACACATGGCAGGGCTTATCGCCGAAGAAATCGGTGCGGATGTTCGTATTACTAAAATTGCTACGCTGCTGCACGATGTCGGTAAGGCTGTTACTCACAAGGTAGAGGGTAAGCACCACCATATCGGCGCCGAACTTGCGCGCAAAAATGGCATGGACGAACGAATTATCCACGCTATAGAGGCGCACCATGATGATATTGAGGCAACAACCCCAGAAGCATTGATTGTTCGTGTGTGTGATGCACTATCGGCTGCTCGCCCAGGTGCGCGCAATATTAGTGCCGAAAACTTTGTCGAGCGTATGCGTGACCTCGAAAACATCGCAACCAGTTTTCCTGGTATCGACAAAGCATATGCTATTAGCGCCGGTCGCGAAATTCGCGTTATCGTTAGTCCTAAATCGGTTGATGATCTTTCGGCAATCAAACTTGCGCGCGATATTGCTACCAAGATTGAAAGTACTATGCAGTACCCTGGAACAATCAAGGTGAATGTTATCCGCGAAACCCGTGCTATCGAATTTGCTAAATAATTCAGTTGCCTAAAAAAACGCTACCACGACAACTGGCAGCGTTTTTTTGTTACAGGCATTTATTCTACAGTGATCGTTGCGCTTTTGGTGTGGTCGAGGTGGTTATGAATGCTCCACTCCCCTTTGCTATCGAGCGTTATCGTTTTACTTTCACCGGGTTCTAGGTTGCCAATATTCAGTTCTGAGTTGGTAGTGTGGGCAGGGTGAGGGTCGGATGCTGGCTGTATGGCTGTCTGCGAATTATTAACAAACGTTACTTTTTCACCGGCCTTCACTGTGTTTGATGTTGGGCTGAACCCGTTTTCTGTAGTGTAAGTAATTGTTACTGCCGATGTAGTATCACCTTCGTTTGTTTGTGGCGTGTTTGTTTCGGCGGCGGGTTTATTTGTGAACCAAAACACACCTCCAGCGATAACTCCAACGGCAACGATTGCCGCGATAATTCTTCCTGTTTTGTTCATATTTTACCCCCTATTTATGCATGGTTGTTGTATCCATAATCACCTAATATATTGTATGCTGTCAATATGAAGCATTTTACGCGTGCTATAGACAACCTTCGTGCAAAGTGGCCTCAGCTTCCGTGGGTATTTCTGCGAATTGGGCTTGCAACGGTATTTATTTATGCCGCGGTTTCATCGACCATTAGTCCGAACGACTGGGTGAGTTTTTTGCCGCAGATAGTGCGCGATAATTTCTCGCCGATGCTTGTGCTAAAGGTATTCTCTGTTATAGAGCTTGTCTTGGCAGTGTGGCTGCTTAGTGGTGTATATGTGCGTTTGGCGGGGTTGGTATGCGCTGTAATGCTGGGCGGTATTGTGGTGTCGAACTTTAGCCTGTTTGCTATTAGTTTTCGCGACATCGGATTGATATTTGCCGCGCTTGCCCTTGTGTTTAGTGAAGAGCCGGAAGATTAACAATGAAATTATTTAAGCAAGATGCAAAAAAGAAGTGGCTTAAATCGCTTCCATCCCGCGTATCGAGTGCGGCGATGATTCTTGAAAATGAAGTTGGTCAGATCTTGATTGTGAAAGCAAATTACAAACCGCACTGGACACTTCCGGGTGGCGTGGTCGATCCAGGTGAAACGCCCAAAGAGGCGGCGATCCGCGAAACATTCGAAGAAGTTGGTGTGCGTCTTGATCCAAGAAAAGTAGCATTCGTTGCGGTAATCAACCGAAAAAGCGATATAGCCGATACGTACCAGTTTTTATTTAAGGCGGTTTTGCGAAAAGGTGCCCTGCGCGAGATTGTTTTGCAGGCGACCGAAATAGACGAATATGCGCTTGTAACGCGTGCGCAGGTGGCAACAAAAGACAGATATTATGGTAAAGTAATAGAACATTGGGCGGCCGGCAGAACAGGCTACCTAGAACAAACATTTGGGAGGGGCGATGCTTGAACTTGAGACACATAAGCGAAAATGGCCACGAATTGTTGTAACAATTATCGCGGTTGTTCTTTTTGCTGGGGGCGTTTATATGCTTATCACTATTTTCGCTCCAACATTGCCGGTATTATCTGGTAAAAATCCAGAAGAAACGGCGAAGCGTTTGGAAAGTAAGGCGGGAACATATGGTAACCATTTGTATATTCCTAAGATAAATGTCGATGTCGATATCATTAGCGGTGGTGATGCGAGCGCACTCGAACATGGGGCGTGGCACCGTAAGCCCGAAAACGGCGACCCAGTAAAAGGTGGAAACTTTGTACTAAGCGCGCACCGTTTCGTTATGGATTACACGCCGCAGGGAACAGCCAAGAAATCACCTTTTTACAATATCGATAAGCTTGCCATTGGCGATTCGATATTTGTTGACTATCAAGACAAACGCTACGAGTATAAAATAACCGAAAAATACGGTGTAAAACCAGATAATGTAGAAGTAGAATCACCAACAAACAAGCCGCAATTAACACTATATTCTTGCACCCTACAGGGAAGCTCCGACGGCCGCGATGTGATTGAGGCTGAGCCTGTTAAATAGTTACAGGTATCCAGCGGATCCTTTGTTGATGCTCTTATAGACTTGCTCGTAAATAGCGTTAGCCTCATCGTTTGTAATGCTGCGTTCAAGGTGACGGAGTGTAATTCGCACCAGGACGTTCTTTTGGTTTGGTGCGCAGCCTAGGCGCTCACGAGCGATAAGTGGCAGGCTTTCGTAGTGCGTCTCGCCGAGAATTTCAACTTCTTCAAGGGTGTCGCTTTTGTCACCTAAGGCTTCGCGAATATCTGCGCTAATATCTTCTTCTACGTATGTATCTGGAACGCTATACGACATATCGCGCTTTATGGCCGGCTGGCTAGACACTTCTTGGTAGAGTGCGAGGTTTTGCATTTGAGTTGCAATTTTTGGATTTGTGGAGCGTAAATAGCGAATATCGGGGATATTTTTGAGCGTCATAACAAGCCGGTCAAGTCCCATGCCGAGCGCCCAGCCAGAATAGGCTGCTGGGTCAAGGCCTGCCGCCTCTAATATGGCATCGTTAATAAGCCCGCATTCTAAAATCTCGATATCACGATCGCCATTGACGGCATTTACTTCGATACCTTCTTTTGTGTACGGGTGCGGAGAGTTTTCGATTCGTAGGTTCCAGCCGGGTGCTGCAGTTGCGGCAACGCCACGCACAACTTCAAGAAGATCATCTTTTCTAACTGTGGGGTGGTTTGAGTTTTTAACGACCCGCCACATCTCGAGCATATGGACTTCGCTGACATGTTTTTTGTCGGACACGTCGCGTCGGTAGGCCAGACCGGGCAGTAGAATGACGACATCGGTCCAATCGCTACGCGTTGAAAGCTCGCGCAAAATGCCCGGTAAGTGCGCGCTAGTGTGGGTACGAAGTACATGATCGGTGTCGACATAATGCGTGTAGGTAGACGAGCGGCTGATGTTATCTTTGCTAATTCGCAAATTATCGTAATTATCGCGCACGGTCACGATAGGATCTTTGCGATAAACGGTGACGTCACTAGTCGGGTGAGCTGCGCGCATATAGGCGACGATATTTTCG is a genomic window containing:
- the pilM gene encoding pilus assembly protein PilM, translated to MAKLFYNDKPIIGLDISQTGIKVMAVDPKKWLVTGYGSVDLDPAKVQKSLESGDQYLAENIRALIGEKLVGQLPSDQVALGIPTSRTFSRTFTIPPKNEATLADAVEIEVDQYIPIPMGSLYVDYEIIERTNDQLTAIMSAVPKVLVDSCVEAVKSAGLQPIMIEPGINSVARVLQSTEEGHLPTLIVDIGPASTDIAVLDGGAIRVSGGLGIGGNTFTLDIAKKLGVALENAHQLKVLNGLSAGPRQAKITTALQPSLQRIVTEIRKVIRYYNERLRDDRKLEQVIVVGGGSNVPGIGDYFTNELVMPARVASPWQKLDFGKLPQPSKQFRPRYITVAGLASVDQKEVWK
- a CDS encoding type II secretion system F family protein; this translates as MPKFKYIAVGEKNASITGSIETTDRAAVIASLKEQGLHPVSVKEEASGPASKFSLGKIFNGNKVKSDDLVIFTRQLSVMVSAGVPLLRALNSLQQHTESAGLKKVLESIISDVQDGAPLADALDKHNNVFSDVYVNMVRAGEAAGILDEILKRLAMQQEKNATIRKKIKSAMTYPMVLVGITILAFFGLMLFVIPQIGTILTDLGGPDAELPALTQAMLALSGFLTTFWYIVFPIFIGGIVLFLRYIKTPQGKSQLHHFILKVPGVKGIIVKVAVARFARTFSALMGAGVAVLEALNVTARAVGNVVYEEALVAAADSVKNGATLSSVIESDPLFPAIVSQMLAVGEETGQTDTVLLKVADFYEEEVDVAIDGISAIIEPVMIVVMGGMVGIIAASVMMPIAGLAQSIKS
- a CDS encoding type II/IV secretion system protein, with the protein product MRISDVTIEQLLERSGVATEEQIKTLKEEGSRSRRPLQDLVIQNEIMTLPDLTKAFADYIQIPYIELDPQQIVPEVLNKIPERIARQYNAVLFKIDEDGTMHLAMDDPDDVQAVSFIQKQIGENIKLYIATRNNILTCLENYRGDVNQELNQVIDVQRESSENQTITEADVAENSPIAQTVNLLLEYAIRSNASDVHIEPREDYVQIRYRIDGVLKEVNRLPRNVVNALISRIKILSNLKIDERRVPQDGRFKIKVAGKQYALRVSTLPVVDGEKVAMRILDESNQAVTLQDLGYWGHSLEVISLALTEPNGMVLITGPTGSGKSTSLFSILTILNTPDVNISTVEDPVEYKIPGINQTQTNAKAGMTFASGLRALLRQDPNIIMVGEIRDGETANLGVQAALTGHLVFSTLHTNNAATSLPRLLDMGIEPFLIASTVKAVVGQRLVRRLCMNCRQNYVPTAPEIDIIVRLFNLKPDQTFAHIHDLEMQAAKEKVGGDTPLATNEKTVVSLWKASPEGCDECSHTGYKGRVGIYEVLGNTIPIQRLITSNATSNQIQDQAINEGMVTMQSDGLVKALRGNTTIEEVLRVTKE
- the tsaE gene encoding tRNA (adenosine(37)-N6)-threonylcarbamoyltransferase complex ATPase subunit type 1 TsaE; translated protein: MTIEVKSEAEMKTLGEKLGSVLVGGEIIELIGDVGAGKTTLTKGIAHGMGVDEDVQSPSFTISRVYDTPSNLHLSHYDFYRLHDAGIMADELHETLHDPDTVTIIEWAEIVAGVLPVDRLSVHITSPGETERHILLTAGGPSSQELLGKLS
- the tsaB gene encoding tRNA (adenosine(37)-N6)-threonylcarbamoyltransferase complex dimerization subunit type 1 TsaB, giving the protein MILLLDTSTPVCKLTLVDGDWRYDDQWQADRQLAKGLLQYLQEQLQKNGKTFQDITAIGAFTGPGSFTGLRIGLTVLNTIADSEKLPIVGAGGENWQSDTLARLQSGENDQIVLPFYGGDAHITKPRK
- the rny gene encoding ribonuclease Y, which codes for MVEGIVAAILGVVFGVGGTVVYEKRRTLDGKNKAEKEIAAAKVKAGDIVLKAKDEALSLENERRKEWQKTEKRLADREVALDGKLDQIDKRAEKLRRQEDEVEELKTEIREIRKKQQEKLEKIAGLKKEDAADKLMQMTERDIKHDLVGLVTKLQHDAVEDAEERAQTILVSAMERMASEVTAERTVSAIKLTDDEMKGRIIGKEGRNIQALQRATGVDILVDDTPGMIVLSSFDPIRRQIARLTVEMLMKDGRIHPGRIEEVVAKAEKQIEKEIVRAGEDAAREVGVAGIPKEMLRLLGELKFRTSYGQNVLLHSTEMAHMAGLIAEEIGADVRITKIATLLHDVGKAVTHKVEGKHHHIGAELARKNGMDERIIHAIEAHHDDIEATTPEALIVRVCDALSAARPGARNISAENFVERMRDLENIATSFPGIDKAYAISAGREIRVIVSPKSVDDLSAIKLARDIATKIESTMQYPGTIKVNVIRETRAIEFAK
- a CDS encoding cupredoxin domain-containing protein is translated as MNKTGRIIAAIVAVGVIAGGVFWFTNKPAAETNTPQTNEGDTTSAVTITYTTENGFSPTSNTVKAGEKVTFVNNSQTAIQPASDPHPAHTTNSELNIGNLEPGESKTITLDSKGEWSIHNHLDHTKSATITVE
- a CDS encoding DoxX family membrane protein; its protein translation is MKHFTRAIDNLRAKWPQLPWVFLRIGLATVFIYAAVSSTISPNDWVSFLPQIVRDNFSPMLVLKVFSVIELVLAVWLLSGVYVRLAGLVCAVMLGGIVVSNFSLFAISFRDIGLIFAALALVFSEEPED
- a CDS encoding NUDIX hydrolase, with amino-acid sequence MKLFKQDAKKKWLKSLPSRVSSAAMILENEVGQILIVKANYKPHWTLPGGVVDPGETPKEAAIRETFEEVGVRLDPRKVAFVAVINRKSDIADTYQFLFKAVLRKGALREIVLQATEIDEYALVTRAQVATKDRYYGKVIEHWAAGRTGYLEQTFGRGDA
- a CDS encoding class E sortase, yielding MLELETHKRKWPRIVVTIIAVVLFAGGVYMLITIFAPTLPVLSGKNPEETAKRLESKAGTYGNHLYIPKINVDVDIISGGDASALEHGAWHRKPENGDPVKGGNFVLSAHRFVMDYTPQGTAKKSPFYNIDKLAIGDSIFVDYQDKRYEYKITEKYGVKPDNVEVESPTNKPQLTLYSCTLQGSSDGRDVIEAEPVK